A single region of the Moritella sp. Urea-trap-13 genome encodes:
- a CDS encoding DUF3087 family protein, giving the protein MQLQQIDKVRYRKHLNMASVMATAILIAFALFYGQVLIHFFAVPDGNNFKLNLAGVVLGVFSLLIAFNLVRKHPYLKEVMYVWDLKQENNKIYRKLHHIKSALKGSDNNDKTVNIDAITILNYYYAASKQQYNLDNNTLTMETLTADIAKLDALITEKQLTINVDDYNVALLKQF; this is encoded by the coding sequence ATGCAACTACAACAAATAGACAAAGTTCGTTATCGTAAACACTTAAACATGGCGAGTGTCATGGCGACCGCGATATTAATCGCTTTTGCGTTATTTTATGGCCAAGTCTTGATCCATTTTTTTGCTGTTCCTGACGGCAATAATTTCAAACTAAACTTAGCGGGTGTTGTGCTTGGCGTGTTTAGCTTATTGATTGCATTCAACCTTGTTCGTAAGCATCCCTACTTAAAAGAAGTCATGTATGTGTGGGATCTGAAGCAAGAAAACAATAAAATATACCGTAAGCTGCACCATATAAAATCGGCATTAAAAGGCAGCGATAATAACGATAAAACTGTCAATATAGACGCTATCACCATCCTAAATTACTATTACGCCGCATCGAAACAACAATACAATTTGGATAACAATACACTAACGATGGAAACTTTAACCGCAGACATCGCTAAATTAGATGCTCTCATCACCGAAAAGCAGTTAACCATTAACGTCGATGACTACAATGTAGCGCTTTTAAAACAGTTTTAA
- a CDS encoding cold-shock protein encodes MSKITGTVKWFNEAKGFGFIQQENGPDVFAHFSAIESDGFRTLLENQKVEFNVTDGQKGPQAENIVVL; translated from the coding sequence ATGTCTAAAATCACTGGTACAGTAAAATGGTTTAACGAAGCTAAAGGTTTCGGTTTCATTCAACAAGAAAACGGCCCTGACGTGTTTGCTCACTTCAGCGCTATCGAAAGTGACGGTTTCCGTACACTTTTAGAAAACCAAAAAGTTGAATTCAACGTTACTGATGGCCAAAAAGGTCCTCAAGCGGAAAACATCGTAGTACTTTAA
- a CDS encoding DEAD/DEAH box helicase: MSFTDLGLSAPILKAVAEKGYDTPSAIQAQAIPAVLSGRDVMAAAQTGTGKTAGFTLPILEKLSKGPRPRANQARTLILTPTRELAAQIAENVEVYSKHLNLTSTVVFGGVKINPQMARLRRGVDILVATPGRLLDLYNQNAIRFHQLEILVLDEADRMLDMGFLRDIRKILAVLPAKRQNLLFSATFSDDIRQLAKGLINDPVEISVTPRNAAAKSVEQWMHPVDKKKKPLLLTHLIKENDWKQVLVFTKTKHGANKLTKHLEEQGINAAAIHGNKSQSARTKALANFKSGDVRALIATDIAARGIDIEQLPQVVNFDLPNVPEDYVHRIGRTGRAGAEGTAISFVCQDEMKELVAIEQLTQKHLERVVVDGFAPMDSFPTTPGIRPPKEKQPKKDHQDGQRSGENSRGHKPASKNRRHTGPRSEASPSANKGNRRRPTGSTTSTK; encoded by the coding sequence ATGAGTTTTACCGACCTCGGTTTATCCGCACCAATCCTAAAAGCTGTAGCAGAAAAAGGCTACGACACACCATCGGCAATTCAAGCGCAAGCAATACCAGCTGTACTGTCAGGTAGGGATGTAATGGCTGCGGCACAAACAGGGACAGGTAAAACAGCTGGTTTTACTCTACCTATTTTAGAAAAACTAAGCAAAGGCCCGCGCCCACGTGCTAATCAAGCGCGTACGTTAATCTTAACGCCAACACGTGAATTAGCAGCTCAAATCGCTGAGAATGTGGAAGTATATAGCAAGCATTTAAATTTAACGTCAACCGTAGTATTTGGTGGCGTTAAAATCAACCCACAAATGGCACGTTTACGTCGTGGTGTTGATATCTTGGTGGCGACGCCAGGTCGTTTATTAGATTTATATAATCAAAACGCAATTCGCTTTCACCAACTAGAAATATTGGTACTAGATGAAGCTGACCGTATGCTTGATATGGGCTTCTTACGTGATATTCGTAAAATCCTTGCGGTATTGCCAGCAAAACGCCAAAACTTATTATTCTCAGCAACCTTCTCTGATGATATTCGTCAGCTTGCTAAAGGCTTAATCAACGATCCAGTTGAAATTTCAGTAACGCCACGTAACGCAGCGGCTAAATCTGTTGAACAATGGATGCACCCAGTTGATAAGAAGAAAAAACCGCTTCTATTAACGCACTTGATTAAAGAGAACGACTGGAAACAAGTATTGGTATTTACCAAAACTAAACACGGCGCTAACAAATTAACCAAACACTTAGAAGAGCAAGGCATCAATGCTGCAGCTATTCACGGTAACAAGAGCCAAAGTGCACGTACCAAAGCACTCGCGAACTTCAAGTCAGGTGACGTAAGAGCGCTTATTGCCACAGATATTGCCGCACGTGGTATCGATATCGAACAATTACCACAAGTGGTTAACTTCGACTTACCAAACGTACCAGAAGATTATGTTCACCGTATTGGTCGTACCGGTCGTGCTGGCGCTGAAGGTACTGCAATCTCATTCGTTTGTCAGGACGAAATGAAAGAGCTAGTAGCAATTGAACAATTAACGCAAAAACACCTTGAACGCGTTGTTGTTGACGGTTTTGCACCGATGGATTCATTCCCGACTACACCGGGTATTCGTCCACCAAAAGAAAAACAACCTAAGAAAGATCATCAAGATGGTCAACGCTCAGGTGAAAATTCCCGTGGTCACAAACCAGCAAGTAAAAACCGTCGTCACACCGGTCCACGTAGCGAAGCAAGTCCATCTGCAAATAAAGGCAATCGCCGTCGCCCAACTGGTTCTACAACAAGCACTAAATAA
- the dbpA gene encoding ATP-dependent RNA helicase DbpA, whose amino-acid sequence MSQTNFSSLNLRPELVSNLDTLGYTEMTPIQAQSLPSILEGKDVIGQGKTGSGKTAAFGLGLLQRLDVERFRIQTLVLCPTRELADQVAKEIRKLARAIHNIKVLTLCGGMPFGPQIGSLEHGAHIIVGTPGRVLDHLTKGTLRLDNLTTFVLDEADRMLEMGFQDALDAIVEKAPSDRQTLLFSATFPKKIEAIAAKIMNNPEMVEVASTHDDSTIKQHFYKVKNFGERLDTVRGLLLQHKPESTVIFCNTKKDVQDVADELGHFGFSVIALHGDLEQRDRDQALVRFSTKSVSVLVATDVASRGLDIESLDAVINFNVAHDSEIHVHRIGRTGRAGSKGFACTLFDDKEGYQVAQLEDRFGMITPEALPPESVLNETPMVPPMECIRIDGGKKQKVRAGDIVGALTGKDGIDGKSVGKIQLFDNCAYVAVEAKVAQAAVQKIGKGKLKGRTFRAWIVRSFND is encoded by the coding sequence GTGAGCCAAACTAATTTTTCTTCTCTAAATTTACGTCCAGAGCTTGTCTCTAATCTAGATACGCTCGGTTATACCGAAATGACACCAATCCAAGCACAAAGCTTACCGTCGATCCTTGAAGGCAAAGATGTAATTGGCCAAGGTAAAACTGGTTCAGGTAAAACAGCGGCTTTTGGTTTAGGTTTACTGCAACGTTTAGACGTTGAACGTTTCCGTATTCAAACGTTAGTACTTTGTCCTACCCGTGAACTAGCAGACCAAGTAGCGAAAGAAATTCGTAAACTGGCACGTGCTATCCATAACATTAAAGTATTAACACTGTGTGGTGGTATGCCATTTGGCCCACAAATCGGTTCATTAGAACACGGCGCACATATCATTGTTGGTACACCTGGTCGTGTATTAGATCACTTAACGAAAGGCACGTTACGATTAGATAATCTAACTACTTTTGTACTTGATGAAGCTGACCGTATGTTAGAAATGGGTTTCCAAGATGCGCTTGACGCAATTGTTGAGAAAGCACCAAGCGACCGTCAAACATTATTATTCAGTGCAACGTTCCCGAAAAAGATTGAAGCAATTGCAGCGAAAATAATGAATAACCCAGAAATGGTTGAAGTTGCGTCAACGCATGATGACAGCACGATTAAACAACATTTCTATAAAGTAAAAAACTTTGGTGAGCGTTTAGATACAGTACGTGGCTTGTTATTACAGCACAAACCTGAATCAACGGTTATCTTTTGTAATACCAAGAAAGACGTGCAAGATGTTGCTGATGAATTAGGCCATTTTGGTTTTAGCGTTATTGCATTGCACGGTGATTTAGAGCAACGTGACCGTGACCAAGCGCTAGTTCGTTTTTCAACGAAGAGTGTTTCTGTTCTTGTTGCTACTGACGTTGCGTCTCGTGGTCTGGATATTGAGTCGTTAGATGCGGTAATTAATTTCAACGTTGCGCACGACAGCGAAATACATGTTCACCGTATTGGTCGTACTGGCCGTGCTGGTAGTAAAGGGTTTGCTTGTACTTTATTTGATGATAAAGAAGGTTATCAAGTTGCACAGCTTGAAGATCGTTTTGGTATGATCACACCAGAAGCATTACCACCAGAAAGTGTTTTAAACGAAACACCAATGGTGCCACCGATGGAATGTATCCGTATTGATGGTGGTAAAAAGCAGAAAGTACGTGCTGGTGATATTGTTGGTGCGTTAACAGGTAAAGATGGTATTGATGGTAAATCAGTAGGTAAAATCCAACTGTTTGATAATTGTGCTTATGTTGCTGTTGAAGCGAAAGTGGCGCAAGCGGCTGTGCAGAAAATTGGTAAAGGTAAATTGAAAGGTCGTACGTTCCGCGCTTGGATTGTACGTTCATTTAACGATTAA
- the glpB gene encoding glycerol-3-phosphate dehydrogenase subunit GlpB, with the protein MKFDSIIIGGGIAGYTAGLRSLEAGLKTAIISNGQSALHFSSGSIDLLSHTPTGKVIRNPAAIFDKFTQEFPTHPYSKVGKKTVFESMQWYKNLLTNAGMPLTQQDNGDNHLRITPLGTLKSTWLSQPYVQQLPMQLTEHAIKRIVVVQINDFRDFNAKMVTDNLIQIPEFKDVEITHANISIDGFSGLKRNACELRSIDIARILTNDSEIKALADKLLAIASADDIVILPAVTGNGMGLKTLKQLYALTNLTFHEVPTMPPSMLGIRLEETMIDLFIKRGGMLLKGDQVTHGDIAEDASNNGELNLKRVYTRNLESMPLAADNFIFASGSFFNKGLIGHHDKLQEPVFDLDMNSLEQRSTWYNPQFFSADSQPFLSLGIKTNQTFNPMLKGKAINNLFCAGSNLGGYNPVAEGSGSGVAISTAYHAVNQLLQKTKYSHSHNITSDSLA; encoded by the coding sequence ATGAAATTTGATAGCATTATTATTGGTGGTGGTATTGCCGGTTATACCGCAGGATTACGTAGCCTTGAGGCTGGATTAAAAACAGCTATCATTTCCAATGGTCAAAGCGCCCTACACTTTTCTTCAGGCTCTATCGATCTGCTTTCACATACCCCAACAGGTAAGGTTATTCGTAATCCGGCCGCTATTTTCGATAAGTTTACTCAAGAATTTCCTACCCATCCCTATAGTAAAGTCGGTAAAAAAACTGTATTTGAATCTATGCAGTGGTATAAAAATTTACTTACTAACGCAGGCATGCCATTAACGCAACAAGATAACGGTGATAATCATTTGCGCATCACCCCACTTGGCACATTAAAATCAACTTGGTTATCGCAGCCTTATGTGCAGCAACTGCCAATGCAACTAACTGAACACGCCATCAAACGCATTGTGGTGGTACAAATTAATGACTTCCGGGATTTCAATGCCAAGATGGTTACGGATAACTTGATTCAAATACCCGAATTTAAAGACGTTGAAATAACCCATGCTAATATCTCGATTGATGGCTTCTCAGGGCTTAAACGTAACGCCTGTGAACTGCGTTCGATTGATATAGCCCGTATCTTAACTAACGACAGTGAAATAAAAGCACTCGCAGATAAGTTATTAGCTATCGCAAGCGCTGATGATATAGTCATCCTACCTGCTGTTACGGGCAATGGCATGGGGCTTAAAACACTCAAACAATTATATGCACTAACCAATTTAACCTTTCACGAAGTACCAACCATGCCACCATCAATGTTAGGGATACGGCTTGAAGAAACCATGATTGATTTGTTTATCAAACGTGGGGGTATGTTATTAAAAGGCGATCAAGTTACCCATGGTGATATAGCTGAAGACGCTAGCAATAACGGTGAATTGAACCTTAAACGCGTTTATACCCGTAATTTAGAAAGCATGCCTCTGGCGGCCGACAACTTCATTTTTGCATCTGGCAGTTTCTTTAATAAAGGGCTTATTGGTCATCATGACAAGTTACAAGAACCGGTGTTTGATTTAGACATGAACAGCCTTGAGCAACGTAGTACTTGGTACAACCCACAATTTTTTTCGGCTGACTCACAACCGTTTTTATCGTTAGGTATCAAGACTAACCAAACCTTCAATCCAATGCTCAAAGGCAAAGCGATCAATAACCTATTTTGTGCGGGTTCTAATTTAGGTGGTTACAATCCAGTGGCAGAAGGAAGTGGCAGTGGCGTGGCAATTAGTACCGCTTATCATGCCGTTAATCAGCTATTACAAAAAACCAAATATAGTCATTCACATAACATCACCAGCGACAGCTTGGCATAG
- the glpC gene encoding anaerobic glycerol-3-phosphate dehydrogenase subunit GlpC — MDLVSTRFEKCIKCTICTVYCPVAKANPDYPGPKESGPDGERLRIKSPEYYDEALKLCTNCKRCETACPSNVNVGDIIAVARGKFEKKKINPKLMRDYILSHTDLFGSLSTPIAPLVNKITDSKIIKTIMDKTVAIDKHKSLPKYSFGSFRHWYKKQADSQAQFERQISYFHGCYVNYNNPQLGKDLVKVLNAMNIGVKLLKKEKCCGVPLIANGFHDKARKNALFNVKHMTDAVEQFNTPILSTSSTCALTLKQEYPHVLNVDNSKITSKLDFITSFLLREFMNGNMPALKPVNKTIVYHTPCHLERSGLAIFTIELLRTIPGLKVIVLNSECCGSAGTYGFKKENYDVSMKIGKGLFEQIKQSDADFAITDCETCKWQIEENTDLETIHPVSLLAQCLTD, encoded by the coding sequence ATGGATTTAGTATCAACACGTTTTGAAAAATGCATCAAGTGTACCATTTGCACTGTGTACTGCCCTGTTGCCAAAGCCAACCCCGATTATCCCGGACCGAAAGAATCAGGCCCTGATGGTGAGCGTCTCAGAATAAAGAGTCCTGAATATTATGATGAAGCCTTAAAGCTTTGCACGAACTGTAAACGCTGTGAAACAGCCTGCCCCTCTAACGTCAATGTCGGTGATATTATCGCAGTGGCACGTGGCAAGTTTGAGAAGAAAAAAATAAACCCTAAATTAATGCGCGACTACATTTTAAGTCACACGGATTTATTTGGCTCACTATCAACCCCGATTGCGCCTTTGGTGAATAAGATCACCGATTCAAAAATCATCAAAACCATCATGGATAAAACCGTGGCGATTGATAAGCACAAATCATTGCCTAAATACTCATTTGGCTCGTTTAGACACTGGTATAAAAAACAAGCCGATAGCCAAGCGCAGTTCGAACGTCAGATCAGTTATTTTCACGGCTGTTATGTTAACTACAATAACCCGCAACTGGGCAAAGATTTAGTTAAAGTACTTAATGCCATGAATATCGGTGTTAAATTATTGAAGAAAGAGAAATGCTGTGGTGTGCCGCTGATCGCCAATGGTTTTCATGATAAAGCCCGTAAGAATGCCCTGTTTAATGTCAAACACATGACCGACGCTGTCGAGCAATTTAATACCCCGATCCTATCGACATCATCAACTTGCGCATTGACCTTGAAACAAGAATACCCACATGTATTAAATGTTGATAACAGCAAGATCACCAGCAAGTTGGATTTCATTACTTCATTTTTATTACGTGAGTTTATGAACGGTAATATGCCGGCGTTAAAACCCGTTAATAAAACCATTGTCTACCACACTCCGTGTCATTTAGAGCGCAGTGGCTTAGCCATATTTACCATAGAATTGCTACGTACTATCCCCGGTTTAAAGGTTATTGTACTTAACAGTGAATGTTGTGGTTCGGCGGGTACTTATGGTTTCAAAAAAGAAAACTATGACGTATCAATGAAGATAGGTAAAGGCTTATTTGAACAGATCAAACAGAGTGATGCAGACTTTGCAATCACTGATTGTGAAACCTGCAAATGGCAAATTGAAGAGAATACTGACCTAGAAACAATTCATCCAGTGAGTTTATTAGCGCAGTGCTTAACAGATTAA